In Brienomyrus brachyistius isolate T26 chromosome 19, BBRACH_0.4, whole genome shotgun sequence, one DNA window encodes the following:
- the gje1a gene encoding gap junction epsilon-1 protein: MSLNYIKNFYEGCLRPPTAIGQFHTLFYGSVRMFFLGVLGFAVYGNEALQFSCDPDRRDLNLYCYNQFRPITPQVFWALQMVSVLLPGAAFHLYAACKNFDQEEILRQPVYTVFYIISVVLRMLLEVVAFWLQSHLFGFQVHPLFRCEASTLENKLGAIKCMVPEHMEKTIFLSAMYLFTIITVALCAVEIFEILCRRLLGLQPSQ, encoded by the exons ATGTCTTTGAACTACATTAAGAACTTTTATGAAGGATGT CTCAGGCCTCCGACGGCGATTGGCCAGTTCCACACGCTTTTCTATGGCTCTGTGCGCATGTTCTTTCTCGGCGTCCTGGGTTTTGCTGTCTACGGCAACGAAGCTCTGCAGTTCAGCTGCGACCCCGACAGAAGGGACTTAAACCTGTACTGTTATAACCAGTTCAGGCCAATAACACCTCAG GTCTTCTGGGCATTGCAGATGGTGTCTGTGCTCCTCCCAGGAGCTGCGTTCCACCTGTACGCTGCCTGCAAGAACTTTGATCAGGAAGAAATCCTCCGACAACCTGTTTATACTGTTTTTTACATCATCTCTGTTGTGCTGAGGATGCTTCTGGAGGTTGTGGCCTTCTGGCTTCAGAGCCACCTGTTTGGATTCCAGGTTCATCCGCTCTTCAGGTGTGAGGCCAGCACCTTGGAGAACAAGCTGGGCGCGATCAAGTGCATGGTGCCGGAGCACATGGAGAAGACCATCTTCCTCAGTGCCATGTACCTCTTCACCATCATCACGGTGGCCCTGTGCGCTGTTGAGATTTTTGAGATACTTTGCAGAAGATTATTAGGGCTGCAGCCCAGTCAGTGA